CAGCAATAGAGTCTAAAACTCATGAGTTTAGCCTTAAATCCTGAGTAACCATCACACACTAcctagcctctctgtgccttagtttctcaGCTGTCAAATGGGGGTAATGTTGTGAGGAATAAAGGAAtaatgagccgggcgcagtggctcaagcctgtaatcccagcactttgggaggctgaggcgggtggatcacgaggtcgagagatcgagatcatcctggtcaacatggtgaaaccccgtctctactaaaaatacaaaaaattagctgggcatgatggcgcatgcctgtaatcccagctacacaggaggctgaggcaggagaattgcctgaacccaggaggcggaggttgcggtgagccgagattgtgccattgcactccagcctgggtaacaagagtgaaactccgtctcaaaaaaaaaaaaaaaaaaaaaaaaaaaggaataatgtatgtgaaagtaTCAGACCATCAGAACTCACAGGCAGGCACAGGTCTGTGTGGGTCCCAGTTCCCCCAGCAGCTCTGTTAGCACAATGATCcccactttctctggagaacctgcCCCGCACCCCACACTAACAATGTGATTGTGCTGGAGCGGGCTGTCAGTCATAATACCCCGTCCCTATGGCCACAGTAGTGCATTCGTTCAACCAACATTTCTGGGTTGGTCGCAGTGTAAGTACCGCCCGTAACcgcagcactgtgggagaccaaggcaggaagatcactccaggccaggagttggagaccagcctgggcaacatgatgaaacgctgtctctacagaaataatacaaaaattagccaagcatggtggcatgcacctgtagtcccagctactcaggtcgttgaggttgcactgagccataattgtgtcactgcactccagcctgcgcaacagagcaagactcccttaaaaaatttttttcttgagtgcctactatgtgccaggcactactgCAGGCCTGAGGATAaaccaataaacaaaaaagaccagGTCCCTGACCTTATGGGGGTAACCTCCGTGTTACCGGGTGGTGAATGACAGATAACAAATAAATctaagaccaggcatggtggctcatgcctgtaatcccaacactttggaaggctgaggcaggtggatcgcttgagcccaggagttcgagaacgccctggccaacatggtaaaactctgtctatactaatacaaaaattagccaggtgtgatggcagtgcctgtaatcccagctaaggcaggagaatcacttgaacctgggaggtggaagttgcagtgagccgagatcactccactgcactccagcctggatgacagagactctatctcaaacacacacacacacacacacacacacatatgtgtgtgtgtgtatatatatatatatatatatatatatatatatatatatatatatagtttgtttaCTCCTTGAGTGTTTGTGTGTCTAAGCCCTCTCTTTCACTGAATATAGGTGTTTGAGtacatttattcatctgtcactgGGTTgaggtttctactgaaaatacgaaaattagtcaCGCATAgtgcctgaggcatgagaatcatttgaacccagccgagattacaccactgcactccagcctgggtgacagagcaagactctgtctcaaaaaaaaagaaatttcacccCATTACTCTTTAGAAGCTGAGACACATAACTCATAcctaatttctttccttctttctctctctctcttttttttcttttgagatggggtctcactgtgttgcccaggctggaatgcagaggtgtgatctcggctcactgcaacctctgcctcccaggctcctggtctcaagcaattttCCATCACAGCCTTCTGggttgctgggattatgggttcCTCTCACTGTGACCCGttcagatatattttttcttaagttatATTTATTGCCCAGCCAAAACTAATATTGCATTTCTGTGTTATAACTAATTATTAGAAGTTAAGGAGCTATTTATACTATTAATTTCCAATGTTAAAGtttaatatgaaaaaattgtAGCCTTACCTTTGAATACTGACTTCATCTTGTCCTTTAGGTATGATTTCTATGAATAGCAGAAAATAATGCTTGTGCTTACTGATAAAACATAGCCTATTCTCTTCTGGTTTAAACAGTCTCTTTCGGTTAGAGATTCAGTCAATTTTAAGTTTTCACTCATTACCAGGATGGCTTCAGCCTTCTCAAGGGGTCTCCCAAGCTGATGTCTTGAGTGCAGGAGACATGCCTATGTTTCTGGGGTTAGTGGGATCATCTGCTTGCTCTCATGTTTTCAATGAAGACTGTACTAGTTCTCTGTGGGATCAATTTCTAGTGTGCtggctgggctcatgcctgtaatcccaccactttgggaggccgaggcgggtggatcacttgaggtcaggagttcgagaccagcctggccaacagtgtgaaaccctgtccctaagaatccaaaaatcagccaggtttggtggtgcatgcctgtagtcccagctactcaggaggttgaagcaggagaatcgcttgaacccgggaggcagaggttgcagtgagctgagatcgcgccactgcactacatgctgggcaacagagcgagactccatctcaaaaaataaataacataaaataataaattataatgtgCTTTTATGTTAGTATGAATTGTCTGGCAATCTAACATTTTATGAAGGTTCCATAAAACCCAAAATAGCCTTGGGAAGAGGGAATGCACATCCTACGGATGGATGGCAAACGGCTACTGGGCAGATTAGGGTTGGGGAGGCAGGATGAGAAGAACGACCATGCCAGGGGACACTCTGTTGTGGTGTCTTGGTGGGATGCTCCCTAAAGACCACAGCACAGGAGCCGGGTGccttggctcaagcctgtaataccagcactttgggaggccaagccaggcagatcataaggtcaggagttcgagaccagcctggccaatatggtgaaaccccgtctctactaaaaatacaaaaattagctgggcatggtggcgggtgcctgtagtcccagctacttcggaggctgaggcagaagaatcacttgaacctgggaggcggaggttgcagtgagctgagattgggccactgcattctccagtgtgggtgatagagcaagattcatttaaaaaaaaaaaaaaaaaagcctagtgtactcgggtggctgaggtagaaagatcacttgaggccaggagtttgaggctgccgtgagctatgctTGCATCTCTGTATGTAGTCCGGCTTGGGAGACACagtaagagcctgtctctaaagaaaaaaaaaaaaaagaccgtaGCACAGGCTCATTGGTTTAGATGTGCCTGCCAGGGGCATTAAATCTTAGCAAGTGTCTCAGTGAGACTGCTTATGGTGCCAGTGTCCATGGGTGACCCCCAGCAGTGGCCTCCAAACTGAATTGTTCCTGAGATGCGATCTTGGCTGTGTTCTTAGTCAGCAGCCTTCCTTGATTCCTAGCTAGTTCTCAAGTCTTTTGGTCATTCTGTGAGCTCTCactattctttctctttaaattaaCCAGAGTGAGCTTTTGAATTTTGCAATCAAGAGCCATAGTGGCTACACAAGCTTTCAGCAAATTTAAGGAGAATGAGCTTGTTGGGAGACAATTCTCCTTGGGTCTTTTGTGTTTATGCATGTCTTACAAGCAGAGGCCCTGACTTTTCACGGGTTTTTGTATAAGTGAACAATCTTGGAAAATAGACGTAGTGCCTCCTTCCTGAGCAAACAGCAGGTTTGCTTACTACCCATTATGAAAGATTTGGGTTTCCTAAGCTAGAAATTTCTCTTAGTAATGCAAACCTCTGCATATATAGGTAGCCATTGGCACTCATCTGTGTCACTCATAGGTCGCCGAAGCAAGGGAAGCTGACGCAAATAGGCCAAAGGTGATGTGCCTCAGTaataaagtcctttgtctctgaccccGAGCCTCATGTTTTCTGGAAAGACCCATGAAACTACAACTGGTTCACATGGTAGCTTGCAAGGAGGATAACACGTCAGATCCTTCACAGTTCTTGATAGCGTTCCCCGCTGTGACTAGGAGATTCCCGGGGGCCAGGTCTACTCTCTGCTCTCCAGCCCAGCAACTTACCTCCACCAAACTAAGATGCCCAAAGGAAGGGACCCCATCGCCCTCTACTCTCAGACTTGAATGGAGGATTATATCATTTTTGACTATCAGACTGGGATCTCTCTGAGGTCAGCAACTTCATCTCAACAGACCGAGGACTTTCCAGAGCTGAATCTGTCCATTGCCCATCTGTACATTTCTCTCTGTGCCAATACGCTCCACTTCAAGGCCAGGATAGGAAAGAATTTTCCTGTTCCTGAAGCTCCATGATTTtactccctcccccagcccagctCCCACTACATACACAATATCCAGGAGCCATACCCGCCTTGCACCCAAGTCCTACTCGACTTGGCACCATTCCCTTGTGTTCCTTGGCTCTAAGGCAATGAAATGGAAATAGAATAAGTAGGGAGCATGGGGTGAAGAAGGATAAGGATacaacaggaggaggaggagagaatatAATGATACAAACAAACCCAATGCTTTCAGTGATTCCTGCAGGCCAGGTAAAGCCCAGTACTGTACTACTATCTCTGACTTACAGATGaagactgagggtcagagagatAGCATGCTGAAAGTCagataacttttatatttatgcGGTGGAGTTGGGATTTAAAGCCAGTTAATTGGGGCCAAAGCCACCTTCTACTCCACTTTTATGCCTTCCTACGAGGTAAGGTAAGAGACACCTGAGTTgttagtgctttgggaggctctgGAAAAGGAAGTTATTCCTGGGCAGAGCCTCATGGGCGGGTGAGATTCTAGCCCCACCCCTTGTGATCCAATAGAGGCCCTAGAGACCAGACCAAGTTCTATGGGTTCTGGGCACCCTCTCACATCCCAGTCCCTGATCAGGGAAAGCAGGCAGCACAGCCTTGGGAAGAATGGATAAGCATGGTGagtggggctggagggagggtgaggctggaggacaGAGCCTCTTGACCCGAGCTTGGACAATCCAGCCCACCACCATGAAGTCCAACCTTTTCTCAGCTACAAgcactctcttttctccttcctgaatactcttcttttttgaagacagaatctgactccgtcacccagactggaatgcagtggcatgtcctcagctcactgcagcctctgcctcccgggttcaagcaattctcctgcctcagcctcccaagtagctgggaccacaggggcatgccacaacgcctagctaaattttgtatttttagtagagacggggtttcgttaTGATGGctgggctagtctcaaactcctgacttcaagtgatccactgccttggcctcccaaagtcctgggattacagatgggagccaccgcacttggcctctttttgttttttgtttttagagacagggtcttgctttgtaccaggctggagaacagtggtgttatcatagctcgctgcagcctcaacctgccaggCTTAAGTGACCTCCTGCCCcccatgccttggcctcccaaagtgctgggattacaggtgtgagccaccacatccacctgCAGAATAGTGTTAATATCTGCTTCATCGTCTCCACCTGCTCCTGTTCAGACCTTAATCTTCTCTGACCTGGACCACTGTAATGACTCCTCAGTGGGGCCTCCTGTCTTGTCAGAGGGAACATCGTAAAACACAGCTTGGAACACGTCCCTCTACAAGAACGTTCAATGGCTCCTCACTACTGAGGGGCAAAGTCCAAATTCCACAGCGCACCACTTAATGTCCAGTCCTTCCTTTTcaacccctcttcctcctccccttacCTCCTGAAACATCTCTGGAACCCTTTTCTAGCTGGGTACTAGGCCTGGCCTTTCACCACCGGAAGGCTAGAACACCAATTACGAGCATTCCCTTTGTCCTTTAAATAGGATGGACCGGGATCAATAGGAATGTTTCTTGACTTTTCCAGAGCCAACGCCACAAGTTACGTCTTGCCTGCCCTCCCcctctctttcctttacaaacCTAGCTACCTAGATGTGACAGACACAGGATGCATGAAGCTCGGTGAATGTTTGCTGAATGGGCAGGGGACACCTTCCAGGGGAGGCCGGCTTAGTTTCCATGTCAACCCGGGAACTTCCTTCCTGCTGGGGCTACTGCTTGGAGTTGTGGAATCTGTGCCCTGAACAAAGGCACCAGCAAGAGGGGACAGTGGTGGCTGAAGTCAAgcctggaaggaggaagagacacCTTTTCCTACTTTGTTCACCCTAAGGACAGTCTTTCCCAATAGGTCTTCCCATAGAGGgtccttttttccattttcctgattATAATCTCATCATACAAAGGTGCTGTAAGCCCACCCGCCTGTCCACTCCACCAGGGGAGATGCAGAGCTTCCTTAAGGCAAGATCAACTTGGAGGAAGCAAATCccatccagaaaataaaatactctatAAATAACCAcctattggccaggcacggtggctcacgcctgtaatcccagcactttgggaggctgaggcgggtggatcacgaggtcgagagatcgagaccatcctggtcaacatggtgaaaccccgtctctactaaaaatacaaaaaatttgctgggcatggtggcacgtgcctgtaatcccagctactccggaggctgaggcaggagaattgcctgaacccaggaggcggaggttgcggtgagccgagatcgtgccattgcactccagcctgggtaacaagagcgaaactccgtctcaaaaaaaaaaaaaaacaaaaaaccaaaaaccatcctggtcaacatggtgaaaccctgtctctactaaaaaatacaaaaattagctgggcgtggtggcgcacgcctgtagtcccagctacttgagaggctgaggcaggagaactgtttgaacccaggaggcagaggttgcagtgagccaagattgagccattgcactccagcctgggcaacaaaagtgaaactctgtctcaaaataaataaataaataaataaataaataaataaataaaataaaacaaaataaattttaaaactaaagggccgggcgtggtggctcaagcctgtaatcccagcactttgggaggccgaggcgggtggatcacgaggtcgagagatcgagaccatcctggtcaacatggtgaaaccccgtctctactaaaaatacaaaacattagctgggcatggtggcgcgtgcctgtaatcccagctacttgggaggctgaggcaggagaattgcttgaactggaatctggaggcagaggttgtggagagctaagatggcgccactgcattccagcctgggctacagagtgagactccatctcaaaatgaaagtaataataattaataataatagtaattagtaataataattattacaatAAGATCCTTTCTTATTATATTATTCcgtctattattattatatgtaagactccatctcaaaataatagtaataataacaataatattagtagtagtaattaataattattaattaataattattaacaaataataataatgataattattttgagacggagtctcactctgtcacctaggctggagtgcagtggtgtgatcatggctcgcgTAACCTCGACTTCCCCAGCTTAGcttcctcccccctcagcctcccaagtccaagcagctgggaccacaggtgtatgccaccacgcccagctagtgttttgtttgtttgttgttttcttttttgttttgttttgtttttttggagagacagggtctcaccttgttacccatactggtctcgaactctttgaGCTCAAGCCagccgcctgcctcggcctcccaaagtgctgagattacaggcgtgagccaccatgcgccgATTTACAAACAATTTTTGACAAATTATCCCGGGCCacgtgtggcggctcacgcctgaaatcccagcactgtgggaggccgaagcgggcggatcacctgaggtcaggagttcgagaccagcccagccaacatggtgaaaccccgtttctaataAAAACGCGGTGGTggacgcctgtcatcccagcgactggggaggctgaggcaggagaatcgcccgaGCCTGCgcggcggaggtggcggtgagccgagacggctgcgctccagcccgggcgacCGAGAGAGACCCTGTGTCGACTGAAAAATGCCCGCGGACCCTGTCTCGGCGACCGCAGGACAGCCCTGACCTCCTCCGGGCCCGCAGGTGTGAAGACCCCACTGTGGAAGAAGGACCCGGAGCAGGCGCGGGCGGAGGAGGCGGAGCAGGAGGAAGCGAAGCAGGGGCCGGAGGACGGCGCGGCGGGGGGCGAGGAGCCGCCGCGGGAGGCGGAGGGGGGCGAGGGCCGCGAACGGCGCGCGGTGTCCTACTGCCCGCTGCGCCCGGACTGCAGCACCCAGGAGGCGGCGCCGCTGCGGCGCGCGGACAGCGGCTTCTGGGGCTGGCTTGGCCCCTTCGTGCTGCGGGGCGCCCTGACTGCTCCCCCCGACAGGTGACTGCGGGCTCCTCGGCCGGAGCGCTAGGCACGCGGCGCCGGGGCCCCGGGGAGGAGGGGCGGCCCCGGGCACTGAGCGCCCGGTCCCCGCCGGCAGGAAGCGGAGCCTCCCGGAGGAGCGGTGCGTGCTGGAGATCCGGCGACGACCGCCGCGCCGCGGGGTCTGTGCGCGCTGCGAGATCCTCTTCTGCAAGAAATGCCGCAGTCTGCACGGCCACCCGGCCTATGTGGCGCACTGCGTTCTGGATCACCCGGATCTGGGTAAGGCGGGGGCCGCTGGGGCCTACTGAGCGCCCCCACTCCCAGTTTTGTGCTCTCCATCCTTTCCTGGGCCAGAccaccccccaccctccagccccGCAACCTTCTCTCCTGGGACGCGGAGCCCTCTCCGGCCCATTCCACAGAACCGCTCCTTCTCAACTACCGCCCAGGGCGCCCCTGCTGAGCAAGAAGGCCCACTGTTGATGCTTGGTTCCCACCTGCCACCTAGAGCCCCCAGTGCAGGGCCCAGCACAGCCTAGAGCCCGCTGTGAACAGCGCTCACCCAGGGCCCCCCGCCCCCACGCAGCACCAGCGCCACCGCACACCTGACTCTGCCGCTCACACAGCCtcaccttcacctcttgggtatTTCAGATCCTTCTGGCCCGCTGGGCAGAGGCATCGCCTAGAGAAAACAACCTCCAGCTTCCCTCAGCCCTCTGACAAACCTGCCTCTTTCCCTGAAACCATCCAGTAAAACCTCTGATCAAATTGTCAGTGCTTTgaggtggggcacggtggctccggGTGGGGATGGTCCTCCTTGGGTTCAAGCTAGAGGTAAAATCGTGGGCAGGGAGCCTCTTCCCTCACCTCCCCGGAACGGTACAACCATTTGTATCCAAAGGCAGTCAAAGGGCCTTCTGCCGCTctgcagagaagaaaatgaaggggCAGGGCCAACAATGGCCCTGGGGCGCGGAGCACTGAAGCCTTGCCAGACAATCGTCCCCTCCCCTGGACTCCCTGGCTTCCTGAGGTCAGTGCTGTGCAGATGAGGCACTGGCAGGTGTGGAGGGGCGGGAGAAGCTTGGAAAACCAGATGCTAAAATAAATGCTGGCATGGATGGAGGCAGAAGACACAGAGGCTGGGGAGCCGGTTCCTTCTCCAGGAATCCCAGCTATTCTTGGCCAGACAGCAGGAGCTTTGGGAAAGCCTCGTGTGTGGCCTGGAGAATGCGGCCATTGTGAGCACAAGGCCACCCCCAGCCTGCAGGGCTGCCTGTTGTAGAGGCTGCATCCCCAGCGCCTGCAGCATTGCAGACCCCCAGGAAGGCCCCCTGACCTCTCCCTGCTGCACATGGTTCCCCATCTGGTCTGGGGGGCAAGGACATTTTGCTTTTTGAGGAGAGGCAGGCCCCATCTCTCCATCACagctccacatacacacacacacacacacacacacacacagctgactGGCCCTGGCTTGGATGGAAGAGCATGGCCCTGGCCTCCCCTGCACCTGTGCTCACCTGCTATCCCTGCAAAGGATGAAGGAACGCTCCAAGGAAGCCTGCTTCCTGCCTCTCAGCCCATCAGCTGAAGATACTTCTTTATTCTAGCCCCGGACAAAAAGCCAGGGACCGGCAGGGACCTGCATCAGTCTCCCTCCCACTCTGCATCCTGACCCCACAAAGGGCCTCTGAGGTTGGAGACACCTGTGCCCTTACCCCCATCCATGCTTTCTGGGGGTGAGGCCTCTGACTAAACATGACACTGTTTTCCAACAACTGAGCCAGGAGGTCCTGGGGTGAAGGGCGCAGTCTTGCACGATGGTCTCTCTAATCTGCCTGCTGAGTTTCACATCCCCCTGCTTGGATCCCAGGGCCGTCACCTCTTGAACAAACTGTACCtttagcagaagaaataaaatcctcaaGGCCTGGGAAAGACAGAGGTCCTTGGAGGAAAGGGCCAAGGGATCTGGGACCCTTTTTTGCTTTTCCTAAGATCGATCCCACCCCTCATCTCCATGCAGTGGGAACAGACAGCGCTGCATTCTTCAAGGAACAAAGGCAGGCAAACTTCCAGATGGAGGCTTTGCTGTCGGGTCTTCTACAGAGGGACTCAGAGAGACGGGTTCTGCCCCAGGGGTGGGGAACACGATTTCGCCCTGAGAGCACCACCAGTTTCTGCGGTGAGGAGGTGCCTTCAGAACAGGGTGCTTCCCGAGTTAGCATGCCAGCAGCCCATCCAGGGCAGCTCAGCGGCCCAGCGGCCCGTGGTGGTCGCCCGCAGTTTGGCCTGGTCGAGGCGCCAGTATTGGTCGTCTCGGAAGAAGATGATGGAGCCGTCGGGCCTCGGCAGAGCGCCGCTGACCTCCTCGGGGATGCCGCCCCAGTCCTGCAGACCTCGCGGGTAGTAGGGTTCCACTTGCAGCCCCCCTCGGGCCAGCACGTAGTAGCGAGCGCCCTTGAAGAGGACGAGACGGCgcagaggagggaagaagagagcgGCGTCCGGATGGCGGGGCAGGCCCCCTGCCCGGCACAGCTGCGGGAGACCCCACACTGGCTTGGAGCCCCGGAACCTCCAACACTGACCCCCTGTGGACCATTGGGAGAGCCAGGGTGAGCTGGAGGCTGTGACTCATTGGCCTTCCACCCCACCTCTGTTCCCCATACCTCTGTTTCCCCCTTAAGCTGGAGCGCGCAATGGTTAGTATTCATATCAATCAAATGCATCGTACTGCTGGTTACAAATAGCAAGGTGGTAGTGGGGACTACCGTTATTGTCTAAACTTCCAGCAGGTGTCAGCAGAGGGCAGACGGACATCGCGACTGCCATCTCTACTAATGATGCTATGAGGGCAAGAATTTTTGTTTCGCTCACTGCTGTATCCCTCACATACCCAACCAGGTCTAGTGCATACAAGGCACTCAATATTGGTTGAATGAGTAAAACAAACGAATGAATACTATTTCCCTAAGTATTTCCACGCATCTAGTAATATATTGCACTCTCCAGGCAATATTATCTTCTCATATTCCCTCCCCGGCAAATCTGAAGTATTGAATTCCCCATTCGAGAAATGCACATTCGTAAGTTAAGCGGCATGTCCAACCCCACACGGCTAGGATTCCAGTGAAGATCCAGCTCTTTATCTGCTGAATTGCAGAAATCAGAGCAGCCCTCTGCTTCCCTCTAGACTCCTCTCTGACACGCTCCCTGGGACCTTGGCACTCCGTGCTCCCTAATCCACCACGGAAAGGTGCCTTGTGATGGAGTCTTCCCCAGGGTCATAGGTTCCAAGTGGAATAGAGACTCCACCGTGGACTCGTGTGAGACTTTCCCCCTCTTTTGTCCCCTCTCTAGGGCACAGTTTTCCCAGCTGCCCCAGAGCCAGTACCTTTGAAGAAGTAGAAATCTCCATCCTCCAGTGACACTACAGCAGCCTCAATGTTGGGGGGCAGCCCAGCCCACCTTTCCTGTAGTGGACGGGGCTCTGAGACGTTGCCATCAGCTGCCACTTCCCAGAAGTGGCTCCCTTTGAAAATGTACACTTGCTGTTGCCTGTCTGCCCAGAGACAAGAGAGAGTTGAGGCGTGACCATCAGCCTCCTGCTGTCTTTCCAGGGAAGACGCTGTCCTGGAAGCCAGTTTCCCAAAGGGACAAGCACAGGATACGGTGTGCACGGTTGGCGCAGTGGGGAAAGTGGGCAGGAAGAAGCAGTGTTTTGCTTAGTGTGGGGCCGCGACCTGCAGCGTGCTTGTGGTTTGGGATTTCTGGCTTTTACAGTCCATCCCCCTACCTGGTACTCCAGCTCTGGAGACCCCAGGAGATGTGGGAAAGGCGGGAAGAGAGAAGTAAAGCGCCAGTGGGAACTTCTTACCTGCAGTGATGGCATCGAAGGAAGAGTGGCAGTATTTAGGACCTTGGGTTTCAGGGTGCCTTCCTTGGGGACTGTGGGGATCCCAGGCCTCAAAGTCAGTGAACAGCTTTCCTGGGAGCTGGACAGCCACTGAGCCCCCTaggggcttccctttgtgagcaAGAAGATAAGAGAGAGAACACACGTAGGGAAGAGGGTATGCTGTGCACACAAGACCTTCCCTTGGTTACTTTCATGATTATCTCCTATGAGGGGCAAGGAAGCAGAGTGGGAGTACGGGGTTAAGAGTTGTTCCTGGgcaggcacgctggctcacacctgtaatcccagcactttgggaggccgaggcaggtagatcacttgaggttaggagtttgagaccagcctggccaacggtgaaatcctgtttctactaaaaatacaaaacttaaccaggcatggtggtgcacacttgtagtcccagctacttgggaggctgaggcaggagaatcgcttgaatctgggaggtggaggttgcagtgagccgagatcatgccactgtactccagcctgggtgacagagcgagagtctgtcacaaaaagaaaagaaaaaaaaaaaaaaaaaaaaaaaaaaagagttgttccTGGTTGTTGGTGCTAACCATCAAAATAAACCCAAGAATCTTCCCTTCTACCCAACATCCTGGGACAGAGAGACCTCCTGAGATAAAACTGGAGTGGCGGACTAAGCAAGGGTTTGGAACAA
This is a stretch of genomic DNA from Saimiri boliviensis isolate mSaiBol1 chromosome 17, mSaiBol1.pri, whole genome shotgun sequence. It encodes these proteins:
- the C17H17orf50 gene encoding uncharacterized protein C17orf50 homolog; translation: TAALQPGRPRETLCRLKNARGPCLGDRRTALTSSGPAGVKTPLWKKDPEQARAEEAEQEEAKQGPEDGAAGGEEPPREAEGGEGRERRAVSYCPLRPDCSTQEAAPLRRADSGFWGWLGPFVLRGALTAPPDRKRSLPEERCVLEIRRRPPRRGVCARCEILFCKKCRSLHGHPAYVAHCVLDHPDLGKAGAAGAY
- the MMP28 gene encoding matrix metalloproteinase-28 isoform X4, which codes for MTRPRCGVADTDSYEAWTERISDLFAGHQSQRRRKKRFAKQGNKWYKQHLSYRLVNWPERLPEPAVRGAVRAAFQLWSNVSALEFWEAPATGPADIRLTFFQGDHNDGLGNAFDGPGGALAHAFLPRRGEAHFDRDERWTLSRRRGRNLFVVLAHEIGHTLGLAHSPAPRALMAPYYKRLGRGALLSWDDVLAVQSLYGKPLGGSVAVQLPGKLFTDFEAWDPHSPQGRHPETQGPKYCHSSFDAITADRQQQVYIFKGSHFWEVAADGNVSEPRPLQERWAGLPPNIEAAVVSLEDGDFYFFKGGQCWRFRGSKPVWGLPQLCRAGGLPRHPDAALFFPPLRRLVLFKGARYYVLARGGLQVEPYYPRGLQDWGGIPEEVSGALPRPDGSIIFFRDDQYWRLDQAKLRATTTGRWAAELPWMGCWHANSGSTLF